The sequence ATATGGGTTTACCGGCGGAGGATCTGGCTCGGGACCATACCTCGGACGAGGTGGTGGACAGTATCGGGGAGCTGGTTAACCAGATCATGGGCAAGGCGCGCAGCCTGATCAAGGACCGTTTCGGCCTGATCGCCGGCAACCATCAGCCCAAGGGCATCACCATCGCCAGCGTCATTACCATGTCGATTGCGACCCCGCTGACCCGCCCTCAGTGCCGACGCATCTCCTTTCGCTCCGCCGACAACCATAGTTTCCATGTTGAGCTCTCCATGGAGGACACCGAATTCATCGCGGCGTTTCAAAATGAAGCGTCGCTTTTCGGC is a genomic window of Pseudomonadota bacterium containing:
- a CDS encoding DUF3334 family protein translates to MPYGCTQTINEVARIFAHACEQTLSQATNSKITIAPTIQKVPAVFLKPDIGCFVQFFGDYSGLFIMNLGGEVALELYRKSMLYMGLPAEDLARDHTSDEVVDSIGELVNQIMGKARSLIKDRFGLIAGNHQPKGITIASVITMSIATPLTRPQCRRISFRSADNHSFHVELSMEDTEFIAAFQNEASLFGANPSPSGNLETDSELDDINRLIDNL